One genomic segment of Sediminispirochaeta bajacaliforniensis DSM 16054 includes these proteins:
- the hslU gene encoding ATP-dependent protease ATPase subunit HslU, with translation MKQNFDTMTPRQIVTELDKYIVGQEKAKKAVAIALRNRVRRRMLAENLRDEIAPKNIIMIGPTGVGKTEIARRLSRLSGAPFIKVEATKYTEVGYVGRDVESMVRDLMTVSLNMVKAEMSEGVKVEAENRAEEALLDLLLPGIGGDPSVPEVGGGQGATREKFRTMLREGKLDDKLVEVQVSGGSFPTIEVFSGQSPEAMDVNFGNLGSIFGGGKKRKRVRVEQAKKILLDEEMDKLIDTERAGDIARERCEQMGIIFIDEIDKVAVKSDQGGADVSREGVQRDILPIVEGSTVNTKYGMIDTSHILFIAAGAFHTSKPSDLIPELQGRFPLRVELDDLDADDFVRILTEPENALTRQYIELLKTEGVDIEFTDPAIRKLSEIAAEVNARTENIGARRLHTIMELLLEDISFTAPELKGQKIPITPEYVESQLGDIVQDQDLARYIL, from the coding sequence ATGAAACAGAATTTCGACACGATGACTCCCCGCCAGATTGTCACCGAGCTGGATAAATATATTGTCGGTCAGGAAAAGGCGAAAAAGGCCGTTGCAATTGCCCTGCGAAACAGGGTCAGGCGTCGTATGCTGGCCGAAAATCTCAGGGATGAAATCGCACCGAAAAATATCATCATGATAGGGCCGACCGGCGTAGGAAAGACCGAAATAGCCCGAAGACTTTCGAGGCTTAGCGGTGCGCCGTTTATCAAGGTTGAAGCGACGAAATATACGGAAGTCGGCTATGTGGGACGGGATGTCGAATCCATGGTCAGAGACCTCATGACCGTTTCTCTGAATATGGTTAAGGCAGAGATGTCCGAAGGTGTCAAGGTGGAGGCCGAAAACCGGGCGGAGGAGGCCCTTCTCGACCTTTTGCTTCCGGGTATTGGGGGAGATCCATCTGTTCCCGAGGTCGGTGGCGGGCAGGGCGCTACCCGGGAAAAATTCCGGACCATGCTGCGAGAAGGAAAGCTGGACGACAAGCTTGTGGAGGTCCAGGTCAGCGGCGGCTCATTTCCCACCATAGAAGTATTCAGCGGACAGAGCCCCGAGGCAATGGATGTTAACTTCGGAAATCTCGGTTCAATCTTCGGAGGTGGTAAGAAGCGCAAACGGGTGAGAGTCGAACAGGCGAAAAAGATCCTTCTCGACGAAGAGATGGATAAATTGATCGATACCGAACGGGCCGGAGATATCGCCAGGGAGCGATGCGAGCAGATGGGTATCATCTTTATCGATGAAATTGACAAGGTTGCCGTGAAATCGGACCAGGGTGGTGCCGACGTGAGCAGGGAAGGGGTCCAGCGGGATATCCTTCCCATTGTGGAAGGTTCGACCGTCAACACCAAGTACGGTATGATCGATACCAGTCACATCCTCTTCATTGCTGCCGGTGCCTTTCATACCAGTAAGCCGAGTGATCTGATTCCCGAACTTCAGGGGCGCTTCCCCCTGCGTGTGGAACTCGACGACCTCGATGCCGACGATTTCGTTAGGATTCTGACGGAGCCTGAAAATGCCCTGACCCGGCAATATATCGAACTCTTGAAAACCGAAGGGGTTGATATTGAGTTTACCGATCCCGCGATCAGAAAACTGAGCGAGATTGCTGCTGAGGTGAATGCACGGACCGAGAATATCGGTGCACGGCGTCTCCACACCATTATGGAGCTGTTGCTGGAGGACATCTCCTTTACCGCTCCCGAGCTTAAAGGGCAGAAGATACCGATTACCCCCGAGTATGTGGAGAGTCAACTCGGAGATATTGTGCAGGACCAGGATCTTGCACGGTACATCCTGTAG
- the fliH gene encoding flagellar assembly protein FliH, which produces MAKNVFRSQEVATLQDKVVLQTPFQPMIEEEIPAAVEEYTGPTADDLRREAELFRQNWEQEKQHMMESAEQEAKQIVSDAEERAFAEVKQKGDEARKTIQDAEEDARRILEDAHRQAEQTTEDADAAASAVREDARKEGFDEGRQAGYDEGLEDAHRLAEQLQRVLDKAIEKRTAIIEESETQIIELVLMIARKVVKVISENQKNVVVNNVIQALRKLKSRGEVLVRVNLEDVELASDRIKDFIRMVENVRAVTVVEDSTVDRGGCVIETDFGEIDARISSQLKEIEDRILELAPIRSRTNEELEV; this is translated from the coding sequence TTGGCCAAGAATGTGTTTCGTTCCCAGGAGGTCGCAACCTTACAGGATAAGGTTGTGCTGCAAACTCCTTTCCAGCCCATGATCGAGGAAGAGATTCCTGCGGCGGTGGAGGAGTATACCGGACCTACCGCCGATGATCTGCGACGGGAAGCCGAGCTTTTCCGGCAAAACTGGGAGCAGGAAAAGCAGCACATGATGGAAAGCGCCGAACAAGAGGCGAAGCAAATCGTTTCCGACGCCGAGGAGAGGGCTTTTGCCGAGGTAAAACAAAAAGGTGACGAGGCGCGCAAAACAATCCAGGATGCGGAAGAGGATGCTCGCCGTATCTTGGAGGATGCCCACCGCCAGGCCGAACAGACGACCGAAGATGCCGATGCTGCGGCCTCCGCGGTTCGGGAGGACGCACGAAAAGAGGGTTTTGATGAAGGAAGACAGGCTGGATACGATGAGGGGCTTGAAGATGCCCACCGTCTTGCCGAACAGCTTCAGCGGGTTCTCGACAAGGCCATCGAGAAGCGGACCGCCATCATCGAAGAATCGGAGACCCAGATCATCGAACTTGTTTTAATGATCGCCCGGAAGGTCGTGAAGGTGATCAGCGAAAACCAGAAAAACGTGGTCGTCAATAACGTCATCCAGGCCTTGAGAAAGCTTAAAAGCCGGGGAGAGGTCCTTGTCAGGGTCAACCTCGAGGATGTGGAACTTGCCAGTGACCGTATCAAGGATTTTATCCGTATGGTTGAGAATGTACGGGCCGTTACCGTTGTCGAGGATTCCACCGTGGATCGGGGGGGCTGTGTTATCGAGACCGATTTCGGTGAAATCGATGCCAGGATCTCCAGTCAGCTGAAAGAGATTGAGGATAGAATTCTGGAGCTGGCTCCCATACGCAGTCGTACGAATGAGGAGCTGGAGGTATGA
- the fliG gene encoding flagellar motor switch protein FliG, producing the protein MAKQSGGQAAAAGGKKIKKELSGRQKAAIFLVTLGSEISAEIFKHMREDEIETLTFEIARLDNVDSEDRDRVLMEFKELMMAQDFITSGGIDYARELLEKSLGSQKAVDIINRLTSSLQVRPFDFIRRTDPAHLMNFIQQEHPQTIALILAYLEPAKASAILGSLSHELQSDVAKRIATMDRTSPETLREVERVLEKKLSTLSSEDFTAAGGVENIVEIINLVDRTTEKAIIESLEEEDPELAEEIKKRMFVFEDIVLLDDRAIQKVLREVDTAELAKALRGVEAEVQDKIFRNMSKRASALLKEEMEYMGPIRLKDVEETQQKIVAIIRKLEDQGEIVVARSGEDEMVV; encoded by the coding sequence ATGGCAAAACAGAGCGGGGGGCAGGCCGCCGCTGCCGGCGGGAAAAAGATCAAGAAAGAGCTTTCGGGACGGCAGAAAGCTGCTATTTTCCTCGTAACCCTCGGTTCGGAGATTTCCGCCGAGATCTTCAAGCATATGCGGGAGGACGAGATCGAAACCCTCACCTTCGAGATCGCACGGCTTGATAATGTGGATTCCGAGGATAGGGATAGGGTCCTGATGGAGTTCAAGGAGCTTATGATGGCTCAGGACTTCATCACTTCCGGTGGTATAGACTATGCTCGGGAACTTTTGGAAAAAAGCCTCGGCAGCCAAAAGGCGGTGGATATTATCAACCGCCTCACCAGCAGTCTACAGGTACGTCCCTTCGATTTTATCAGACGTACCGATCCTGCGCACCTGATGAACTTCATCCAGCAGGAGCATCCCCAGACCATTGCCTTGATTCTTGCCTACCTGGAACCGGCAAAGGCTTCGGCGATTCTCGGAAGCCTTTCCCACGAACTCCAGTCCGATGTTGCCAAGCGAATCGCCACCATGGACAGAACCAGCCCCGAGACCTTACGTGAGGTGGAACGGGTGCTCGAGAAAAAGCTTTCGACCCTTTCCAGTGAGGATTTTACCGCTGCCGGTGGTGTTGAGAACATTGTTGAAATCATCAACCTCGTGGACCGTACCACCGAGAAGGCGATCATCGAATCCCTTGAGGAAGAGGACCCCGAGCTGGCCGAAGAGATCAAAAAGCGAATGTTTGTCTTCGAGGATATCGTTCTTCTCGACGACCGGGCGATCCAGAAGGTTCTCAGGGAAGTGGATACCGCCGAGCTTGCAAAGGCCTTGCGCGGCGTGGAAGCGGAGGTCCAGGACAAGATCTTCCGGAACATGTCCAAGCGAGCATCCGCACTTCTCAAGGAAGAGATGGAATACATGGGACCGATCAGGCTCAAGGATGTGGAAGAGACCCAGCAGAAGATTGTCGCCATCATCAGGAAACTCGAAGATCAGGGAGAAATTGTTGTGGCCCGTTCCGGCGAAGACGAGATGGTCGTCTGA
- a CDS encoding tetratricopeptide repeat protein, with protein MNKKRCFLLLLLPLLFASCSRGGDRMLQLLSSTEREGYRDESVDAKKIDELEKAIRRYDSDIEKRVQDTGQLGLYYRILALDLMEKKMYGPALEQFTRALDIYPANPVLFYYAGLCRGYVAKAEGDKALREKGIEEASFYLERAVELDGRYESALYASAVLALYDMDDVVEGERRTLRLLKVYPNHVGGKFLLARIRILEGFPQEAAQLYKEISESKQASEEQKAKATENRSALLEGSYE; from the coding sequence ATGAATAAAAAACGCTGTTTTCTTCTGCTCCTTCTTCCGCTCCTATTTGCTTCCTGTTCCCGGGGAGGAGATCGGATGCTTCAGCTGCTTAGCTCTACCGAACGGGAAGGGTATCGGGATGAGAGTGTTGATGCAAAGAAGATTGATGAATTGGAAAAGGCTATCCGCCGCTACGATAGCGATATTGAAAAGCGTGTACAGGATACCGGTCAGCTCGGACTCTATTATCGAATCCTTGCACTGGATTTGATGGAAAAGAAGATGTACGGTCCGGCTCTCGAACAATTTACAAGGGCCCTCGATATCTACCCTGCAAATCCTGTCCTGTTCTATTATGCAGGGCTGTGCCGAGGCTATGTTGCAAAGGCCGAAGGTGATAAGGCCCTGCGAGAGAAGGGGATCGAGGAGGCTTCCTTTTATCTCGAACGAGCGGTGGAGCTTGATGGTAGATATGAAAGCGCTTTGTACGCCTCTGCCGTTCTTGCCCTCTATGATATGGATGATGTAGTCGAGGGTGAACGTCGAACCCTGCGGCTTTTGAAGGTCTATCCGAACCATGTCGGAGGAAAGTTTTTGCTTGCCCGTATCCGAATTCTTGAGGGCTTTCCACAGGAAGCGGCCCAGCTCTATAAGGAGATCAGCGAGAGCAAACAGGCGAGCGAGGAACAGAAGGCAAAGGCCACGGAAAACCGTTCGGCACTCTTGGAGGGAAGTTATGAATGA
- the fliE gene encoding flagellar hook-basal body complex protein FliE has translation MSAITGAAVGDIVRLAKTNPSHLSGIVHANEEKVDAPMVGQDFGSLVEKALTGASNQEQEANALAQQFITDPDSVDVHDVTIAMGKANMAVSMTKSVVDEALKAYREIINLR, from the coding sequence ATGAGTGCGATTACAGGAGCCGCCGTCGGTGATATCGTCAGGCTGGCAAAAACCAACCCCTCGCATCTTTCCGGGATCGTGCACGCCAATGAGGAGAAAGTCGATGCTCCCATGGTTGGGCAGGATTTCGGCTCCCTGGTGGAAAAGGCCCTTACCGGGGCCAGTAACCAGGAGCAGGAGGCCAATGCCCTTGCCCAGCAGTTTATTACCGATCCTGATAGTGTGGATGTTCACGATGTCACCATCGCCATGGGAAAGGCGAATATGGCGGTATCGATGACCAAGAGTGTTGTTGACGAAGCCTTGAAAGCGTATCGTGAGATTATAAACCTGAGATAG
- a CDS encoding tyrosine-type recombinase/integrase, with the protein MPEAEKSEIRSLVDTYLRYLVAVRTLSPRTVDAYGVDLDRFCRFVEDEGCGLELSPSLVRRFVAELKDTLSPASSARALSSIRGFYRYAVKQGDVVSNPFASVRGKGRERHLPEVLSEVEASELLSFSGNGFIGVRDKLLMELLYSTGARVSEAVGIDMLDLDTKKRTVKLLGKGDRQRIAYLGPQAMSALATYLPYRRARVASDKKDAVQALFLNAHGERLTRRGAGFILRKHQERLASGKRLHPHLFRHSFATHLLDRGADIRTVQELLGHADLSTTGIYTHVSLKRLQDVYRNAHPHGSTGSVGKKEQKS; encoded by the coding sequence ATGCCTGAAGCCGAAAAAAGCGAAATTCGATCGTTGGTAGACACGTATCTTCGCTATCTTGTTGCGGTTAGGACCCTTTCTCCCCGTACGGTCGATGCCTACGGTGTCGATCTGGACCGATTCTGTCGCTTCGTTGAGGATGAAGGCTGCGGGCTCGAACTCTCCCCCTCCCTGGTGAGACGTTTCGTTGCCGAACTCAAAGATACTTTGAGCCCCGCCTCCTCCGCACGGGCCCTCTCTTCGATCAGGGGCTTCTACCGTTATGCGGTAAAGCAGGGAGATGTTGTATCGAATCCCTTTGCTTCGGTAAGGGGTAAAGGGCGGGAACGACATCTTCCCGAGGTTCTGAGCGAGGTGGAAGCCTCTGAACTCCTGTCCTTTTCGGGAAATGGATTCATAGGGGTACGGGACAAATTGCTCATGGAACTCTTGTACAGTACCGGGGCCCGTGTCTCCGAGGCTGTTGGAATAGATATGCTTGACCTCGATACGAAAAAAAGGACGGTAAAACTCTTGGGAAAGGGAGATCGCCAAAGGATTGCCTATCTGGGTCCCCAGGCAATGTCTGCACTTGCCACCTATCTTCCCTACCGAAGAGCGCGGGTCGCATCGGACAAAAAAGACGCTGTTCAGGCACTTTTTCTCAATGCGCATGGAGAAAGATTGACCAGACGAGGTGCCGGTTTTATCTTAAGAAAACATCAAGAGCGACTTGCTTCGGGAAAACGGCTGCATCCCCATCTCTTTCGGCATAGTTTTGCAACCCACCTCCTCGATAGGGGGGCGGATATCAGAACGGTTCAGGAGTTGCTCGGACATGCCGATCTCTCCACCACCGGGATCTATACTCATGTTTCCCTGAAGCGGCTTCAGGATGTTTATCGAAATGCACATCCCCATGGATCCACAGGTTCTGTCGGGAAAAAGGAGCAGAAATCATGA
- the hslV gene encoding ATP-dependent protease subunit HslV, which translates to MSEEKSLTMHATTIIAVRREENVAMAGDGQVTLGQTVMKGNARKVRRMYDGKVLAGFAGATADAFTLFEHFEGKLKQHGGDITRSAVELAKLWRTDRALRRLEAMLLVADHTKTLLISGTGDVVEPENNAIAIGSGGNFAYAAALAYLDASDLPPKEIALRAMKIASGICIYTNDQFILEEIL; encoded by the coding sequence ATGAGCGAAGAAAAGAGCCTCACCATGCATGCGACGACAATCATCGCTGTCAGACGTGAAGAAAACGTGGCGATGGCCGGTGATGGACAGGTTACATTGGGCCAAACGGTAATGAAGGGAAACGCGCGAAAGGTCCGCCGGATGTATGACGGAAAGGTACTTGCAGGCTTTGCAGGAGCAACCGCAGATGCCTTTACCTTGTTTGAGCATTTTGAAGGGAAATTGAAGCAGCACGGGGGGGACATTACCCGTTCAGCGGTGGAGCTTGCAAAGCTGTGGAGGACCGACCGGGCCCTTCGCCGTTTGGAGGCAATGCTGCTTGTTGCCGACCATACCAAAACCTTGCTTATCAGCGGGACCGGCGATGTCGTAGAGCCGGAAAACAACGCCATTGCCATCGGTAGCGGTGGCAATTTTGCTTATGCCGCGGCCCTTGCCTATCTTGACGCCTCCGACCTTCCACCGAAAGAAATTGCCCTCCGTGCGATGAAGATCGCTTCGGGTATTTGTATCTATACGAACGATCAGTTCATCCTGGAGGAGATACTATGA
- a CDS encoding site-specific tyrosine recombinase: MTGKTLLRDYDAHLGAVLSLAPLSRESYVSAISRLLGWLEEEGKTPFSAGDADLVDYLTLRFEEGSDKHTIAKLVSIMRSFFDFLVSEEYRQDNPARMVDAPKLGRSLPSVLSIEEVEAFLNAIPLETPEGLRDRALFELIYSAGLRVSEAVGLSAGSLYLRDGIIRVTGKGSKQRVVPLGDEARKWIGRYLTDARPLLAKSFHPTDALFLSRRGTPLSRKNVWKRFKQFSLLAGVDGKVHTLRHSFATHLLAGGADLRSVQELLGHSDISTTQIYTHIDDPTLRSTHEQFHPRGSCAASHDESSEGYPDV, translated from the coding sequence ATGACCGGTAAGACGCTTTTGCGGGATTATGATGCTCATCTCGGTGCCGTTCTTTCCCTGGCACCCCTAAGCCGGGAGAGCTATGTGTCCGCTATCTCACGTCTTCTCGGCTGGCTTGAGGAAGAAGGGAAGACCCCTTTCTCGGCCGGTGATGCCGATTTGGTCGACTATCTCACCCTCCGTTTCGAGGAGGGAAGCGATAAACACACCATTGCCAAATTGGTGTCGATCATGCGAAGTTTTTTTGATTTTCTTGTTTCGGAGGAGTATCGGCAGGATAATCCTGCACGGATGGTAGACGCTCCCAAGCTTGGACGTAGCCTCCCCTCGGTATTGAGCATAGAAGAGGTTGAAGCCTTTCTGAACGCCATCCCTCTGGAAACTCCTGAGGGGCTGCGGGATCGGGCCCTTTTTGAGCTCATCTATTCGGCTGGTTTGCGGGTTTCCGAGGCTGTAGGCCTCTCAGCTGGATCGCTTTACCTTCGGGATGGGATTATCAGGGTTACAGGAAAGGGGTCGAAACAACGTGTTGTCCCCTTAGGGGATGAGGCCAGAAAATGGATCGGACGCTATCTTACCGATGCCCGGCCCCTTTTGGCAAAGAGTTTTCATCCCACAGATGCTTTATTCCTCAGCAGAAGGGGAACGCCCCTCTCCCGTAAAAACGTATGGAAGCGTTTCAAACAGTTCTCGCTTCTTGCCGGGGTCGATGGGAAGGTACACACCCTGCGTCACAGCTTCGCCACGCATTTGCTTGCCGGTGGAGCCGATCTTCGTTCCGTTCAAGAACTGCTTGGCCATTCCGATATTTCGACCACCCAGATCTACACCCATATCGATGATCCGACCCTTCGTAGTACCCACGAACAGTTTCATCCCCGGGGCTCTTGTGCTGCCTCCCATGATGAATCGTCGGAGGGCTATCCCGATGTATAG
- the dprA gene encoding DNA-processing protein DprA: MNDIRFDIGISLLPGLRSAERLMLSDIIPDLRELLRLGRFDLQALTGRRLHFENEQLLNIEKDIEGVVQGVNAIGASIISYWDSRYPVLLREIYDPPYLLYLRGSLPAPADPAVAVVGTRKGDPASIAAAFSFSAELALSSVPVVSGLARGIDRAAHEGALSGGGYTLAVLGSGVDRIYPEAHHRLAKRILAEGGGLVSEYPPGTAPLRFHFPARNRIISGICRSTVVIAAPTKSGALITADYALEQGRDLFVHRCGVEREAFRGTLHLERDGAAVLEHGSDLLRHWGSDGCRTIVGGEEAREPSSFARLVRQEIEGDLFFYSGTWFSAFQGDRKNA; this comes from the coding sequence ATGAATGATATCCGGTTTGACATTGGTATATCGCTTCTTCCCGGCCTTCGTAGTGCCGAGCGTCTTATGCTTTCCGACATTATTCCCGACCTGCGGGAGCTTTTGCGTCTGGGCCGATTCGATCTCCAGGCTTTGACCGGCAGACGCCTTCATTTCGAGAACGAACAGTTGTTGAATATCGAGAAAGACATCGAAGGGGTGGTCCAGGGTGTAAATGCCATAGGTGCATCCATTATTTCCTACTGGGATTCTCGCTATCCGGTTCTGCTGCGGGAGATTTATGATCCGCCTTATCTCTTATATCTCCGTGGATCATTACCCGCTCCTGCCGATCCTGCCGTTGCCGTGGTCGGTACCCGGAAAGGTGATCCCGCTTCGATAGCCGCTGCCTTCTCTTTTTCCGCAGAACTGGCGCTTTCTTCCGTTCCCGTTGTTTCGGGGCTTGCCAGAGGAATCGACAGGGCCGCCCATGAAGGGGCCCTCAGTGGCGGGGGATACACCCTTGCGGTTCTCGGTTCAGGTGTCGATCGCATCTATCCTGAGGCCCATCATCGGCTTGCAAAGCGCATTCTCGCCGAGGGCGGGGGGCTTGTCAGTGAGTATCCTCCGGGAACGGCGCCCCTGCGTTTCCACTTTCCCGCAAGGAATAGAATCATTTCCGGTATCTGCCGCTCCACCGTGGTGATAGCCGCCCCGACAAAGTCCGGTGCCCTCATTACAGCGGACTATGCCTTGGAACAGGGGCGCGACCTCTTTGTCCATCGCTGCGGGGTTGAACGTGAGGCCTTTCGTGGGACCCTGCATCTCGAACGAGACGGGGCCGCTGTGCTTGAGCACGGAAGTGATCTGCTTCGTCATTGGGGCAGCGATGGCTGCCGGACTATTGTCGGAGGCGAGGAAGCACGAGAACCTTCTTCCTTTGCCCGGTTGGTGAGACAGGAAATAGAGGGTGACCTCTTTTTCTACAGCGGAACATGGTTTTCCGCCTTTCAGGGGGACCGAAAGAATGCCTGA
- the fliF gene encoding flagellar basal-body MS-ring/collar protein FliF has product MNEWLKKSIDQLKTLWGKWSMVQKLILAAVVVVAVVGIVLMLHVSATPSMVPLITAPITDQDKLDKISVRLDEEGVEHKITAEGLILVPDKRTAQRMVSILAREDLIPADTSPWDIFKMDRWTLTDFERNVNLRRAITENLEQHIEALEDVDNAQVTLVLPEDKLFQEDQNPVTASVIITPRPGSDITQSRSKIEGIVKLVRLAVEGLEDENIVISDQRGVVLNDFADMADFDRLELSKRQLDQKQRLESTYKNQIFKEMSQIFGPDRVSILKVDIDLDFRKETVSTEEHFPVTTVEDNPNTPYNEREYVLSIPRSSEIVKEEFKGTGFNPEGPPGQEGQTPPAYKDMNNLVGNYSKNSEIVNQEVNTRNIVEEKSPWTIRRITVGVAVDGVWRWSYNENGTVKLDTDGSIVREYTPVSDDDLKKAQTLIEHAVGFNKERGDSVTVQHIQFDRSGQFAQEDEHFRAQKRLQQAILYSIIGLAVIIVAFIVFRLISRELERRRRLREEELARQHQMMREAALRNAEEEEMEVAMSVEERARMEMQENAINMAREHPEDVAQLIRTWLAEE; this is encoded by the coding sequence ATGAACGAATGGTTGAAAAAGAGTATCGACCAATTGAAGACCTTATGGGGAAAGTGGTCGATGGTTCAAAAACTTATTCTCGCAGCGGTGGTAGTGGTGGCCGTGGTGGGAATTGTGCTTATGTTGCATGTCAGTGCGACACCGAGCATGGTGCCTTTGATAACGGCGCCCATTACAGACCAGGATAAGCTGGACAAGATTAGTGTTCGTCTCGATGAAGAAGGGGTTGAACATAAAATAACCGCCGAGGGATTGATCCTTGTTCCCGATAAGCGTACGGCCCAGCGAATGGTATCGATTTTGGCCCGGGAAGATTTAATCCCTGCAGATACCTCTCCCTGGGATATCTTTAAGATGGACCGCTGGACCCTTACGGACTTCGAACGGAATGTAAACCTCAGGCGGGCCATTACCGAAAACCTCGAACAGCATATAGAAGCACTTGAGGATGTGGACAATGCGCAGGTAACCCTGGTTTTACCCGAAGACAAGCTTTTTCAGGAGGACCAAAATCCTGTTACCGCCTCGGTCATTATTACCCCCAGACCAGGCTCCGATATCACCCAAAGCCGATCCAAAATTGAAGGAATCGTAAAACTGGTACGCCTGGCTGTTGAAGGTTTGGAGGATGAAAACATCGTTATTAGCGACCAGCGTGGTGTTGTTCTGAACGATTTTGCCGACATGGCCGATTTTGATCGTCTGGAACTTTCGAAGCGACAGCTTGATCAAAAGCAGCGGCTTGAATCTACTTACAAGAATCAGATCTTCAAAGAGATGAGTCAGATATTCGGCCCCGATCGTGTCAGCATCCTCAAGGTCGATATCGATCTCGACTTCCGAAAGGAGACGGTCTCCACCGAAGAACATTTTCCCGTTACAACCGTGGAGGATAATCCCAATACCCCCTACAACGAGCGCGAATATGTGCTCTCCATTCCCCGTTCCAGTGAGATTGTCAAGGAGGAATTTAAGGGAACCGGATTCAATCCCGAGGGGCCTCCTGGACAGGAAGGGCAAACCCCTCCCGCCTACAAGGACATGAATAACCTCGTGGGAAACTACAGCAAGAATTCCGAAATCGTTAATCAGGAAGTCAATACGAGGAATATCGTCGAAGAGAAGAGCCCGTGGACCATTCGACGCATCACCGTCGGTGTGGCCGTCGACGGGGTGTGGCGTTGGAGCTACAATGAAAACGGAACGGTGAAGCTGGATACCGACGGTTCCATCGTGCGTGAATACACACCGGTCTCCGACGATGACTTGAAAAAGGCCCAGACCCTCATCGAACACGCGGTCGGCTTCAACAAGGAGCGGGGCGATTCCGTTACCGTTCAGCACATTCAGTTCGACCGTTCCGGTCAGTTCGCCCAGGAAGACGAACATTTTCGGGCCCAGAAACGGCTGCAGCAGGCGATCCTCTACTCGATTATCGGCCTCGCCGTCATCATCGTCGCCTTTATTGTGTTCAGGCTGATCAGCAGGGAACTTGAGCGGCGAAGAAGACTTCGGGAAGAAGAGCTTGCCCGTCAGCATCAGATGATGCGGGAAGCGGCCCTGCGGAATGCGGAAGAGGAAGAGATGGAAGTGGCCATGTCGGTGGAAGAGCGGGCTCGTATGGAGATGCAGGAAAACGCCATCAATATGGCGCGGGAGCATCCGGAGGATGTCGCTCAGCTGATACGGACCTGGTTGGCGGAGGAGTAG
- the flgC gene encoding flagellar basal body rod protein FlgC, which translates to MGLFSSINVAATGMSAQRLRLDVVSDNIANASTARTPEGGPFRRSRVIFRSRNSQPYWRSPFLPTALDNGVGRGVRVASVQKDMDAKPKLVYDPTHPDAIQTGPKKGYVEMPNVNIVEEMVDMMSASRSYEANVAVVNGSKAMFMRALEIGR; encoded by the coding sequence ATGGGCCTTTTTAGCAGCATCAACGTGGCGGCCACCGGCATGAGCGCCCAGCGCTTACGTCTGGATGTGGTGAGCGATAATATTGCCAATGCAAGCACGGCGAGAACCCCCGAAGGGGGACCCTTCAGACGCAGTCGGGTCATCTTTCGATCACGTAACAGCCAGCCTTACTGGCGAAGTCCTTTCCTTCCCACCGCCCTTGATAATGGCGTGGGACGAGGAGTTCGGGTTGCTTCCGTTCAAAAGGATATGGATGCGAAGCCCAAGCTGGTCTACGATCCGACCCATCCCGATGCCATTCAGACAGGTCCGAAGAAGGGGTATGTTGAAATGCCCAATGTCAATATTGTGGAGGAGATGGTGGACATGATGAGTGCCAGCCGCTCCTATGAGGCGAATGTGGCCGTGGTGAACGGAAGCAAGGCAATGTTCATGCGGGCCCTCGAGATCGGGAGGTAA
- the flgB gene encoding flagellar basal body rod protein FlgB produces the protein MFLNNSFGKTLDILHRSMDVEMLRRQVMANNIANADTPNYKRSVVNFESQLARALDSEKVTKPQAALTNERHIPFNRVQNYRDVRPKRVLDYLSESDNNGNNVDVEEESMLLLQNQLRYDMMSRVVAGEFSRVNIVLR, from the coding sequence ATGTTTCTGAATAATAGTTTTGGAAAAACCCTCGATATTTTGCACCGTTCCATGGATGTGGAGATGCTCAGGCGCCAGGTGATGGCGAATAATATTGCCAATGCCGATACGCCGAACTATAAACGGAGTGTCGTTAATTTCGAATCGCAGCTCGCCAGGGCTCTCGATTCGGAAAAGGTAACCAAGCCTCAGGCCGCCCTTACCAATGAGCGTCACATTCCATTTAATCGTGTTCAGAATTATCGTGATGTCCGACCCAAAAGGGTCCTGGATTACCTGAGTGAATCGGACAACAACGGTAATAATGTGGACGTGGAGGAGGAGAGCATGCTTCTTCTTCAGAATCAGTTGCGATACGACATGATGAGCAGGGTTGTTGCAGGGGAATTTTCCCGGGTCAACATCGTTCTGCGTTAG